The Synergistota bacterium genomic sequence CCGAGCCACACTATAAGGATTAAAAATCTCCATATACTTCCATGGATCCACATAGACAAGATAACGAACTCCTCTTAACATACCATTGGTTAGCATCTTGTTACCACGAAGTATAATTTTGTGTTCAGGAATACCTTTTGGTATAGCAACAGGCCTGTATGACTCATAACTTAACAGAGGTCTCAACTGAACTAAAGCGAAAAAGCTTTCTCTTGGCTCCGAAGCAAATTCTACATCAACAGGCATTCCCATTTTTTTCTCAAATAACCTAAAGAGAAAACCTATTAATCTAAAGAAGTTAGGATAAGTTTTAGGAAAACCATCAAAAGTAAAAATTATTTTCCCATCATTAACCGCAGAAAAAGGGATCACCATACCTGATTCAAAAGAGAAAAGACTCGCAAGCTTATCAAAGTGAGGATGATACTTTATCAAATCTTTTCTGTCATTTATATTATAAGTTTTAAACTCTCCGGTTCCAAGGTCAAGAAGATCAAAGTTTTCTTGAGAATATCTCATTATTTCATAAGGATTACTTCCTTCCGGCCTGAGAGCAAGATTAGAAAGGGAAAAAATCCGAGCATAATTTCTACCAGTACATCTTGTTCCTAAACCAAAAACAATCCTTACTACACCATCTTCAATCCTTATCCTCTCAGTCCACCTACGATAGTTTCGAGAAAACCCCACCCCTGCAATCTCAGGATAAAACTCCACTCCCCTGGTTCTTCCTATAAGTTGCTGAATTATTACTCCCATCTTTTCATCAGTCAAAGATCTTTTCTTTCTATACTCCTGAGCTGATGGACTGTAAGTACTAGCGTAAACCTTCTTAATGGCGCAAACCAAACCCTTTATCCTTTCTTCTACGCTACCCCTATTAGAAATAAATAGGGTAAGGTACTTTCCCGCAAAAGAGTACTTTATATTATCCTCAAGCAGCGAGGATGAACGCACTGCTAATGGGTAATCCATCTCATAAACCCACTTTTGAAGATCAGCAATTACAGAATCAGGCAAAAGAGCTTTATCAAAAGCCTTTTTTACTTCATCCCAATCCCCCTTTTCTACCACTTCTTCTAGAGAGTTAATTTTAATAAAGTCATCAAAAACTTCGGTACTTATAAACCTGCTTGGAGGAATATAGACGGGCCAAGGAGGTATCTCTTCAAGGTTCTCAAGAATATATTTAGCAAAAAGTAATCCCTTTGCTTTCCCCCCCAAACTTCCTTCTCCTAATATATGTGCTTTCTCCTTAACATAGCCTCGAGGATTAAAATTTACATATTCCATAAACTCATTTCTATTAAACAAAAAACAACCATCTCCCCTAATTATTAAAGCTTATCAAAGGTGGAGGAATTCTTCCTCCACGTCTTATAAAAAGTCCCACATTCCCTATCTCAACAGGCAAAATCGGAGCTTCCCCTAATAAACCTCCCCACACGGCTTTCTCTCCTACTCCCTTTCCAGGCACAGGAATAAGTCTTACCCCTGTTGTCTTTGAATTAATAACTCCTATAGCCATTTCATCAGCTATTATACAAGCTATTATCTCTTCCGGTGTATTACCAGGTATCGCTATCATATCAAGGCCAACAGAACACACACACGTCATGGCTTCAAGCTTCCCTAAACTTATCTTGCCTTGAGAGGCACAGTGTGCCATTTCTGCATCCTCACCTACAGGAATAAAAGCCCCGCTTAAACCACCAACTGAGGAAGAAGCCATAACACCGCCTTTTTTAACTGCATCATTAAGTAAAGCTAAAGCTGCCGTCGTCCCTGGAAGACCACATCTCTCTATGCCCATAGCTTCTATTATCTCTGCTACACTATCACCCGGATTAGGAGTAGGAGCAAGGGAGAGATCAACTATACCAAAGGGGATCCCCAATCTCTTCGCTATTTCCCTGCCCAAAAGCTCCCCTGCCACTGTAACTTTAAAGGCAGCTTTTTTTATTTCATTTGCAAGAGTCCTAAAATCAACATCCTTAAGATCTTCAACAACCGCTTTTATAACACCAGGCCCACTAATACCTACGTTAATACAGCTCTCCCCCTCCTGAATCCCATGAAAGGCTCCTGCCATAAAAGGATTATCGGAAGGAGCATTAGCAAAAACAACAAACTTAGCCGCACCTATTCCATCCTTCGTAGCTGTCAATTCCGCTGATCTTTTTACAACTTTAGCACAAAGATTAACACCATCTATGTTTATACCAGCCCTCGTTGAAGCTACGTTAACAAACGAACAAACCTTCTCAGTAGAAGATAAAACCTCAGGAATCACGCTTATAAGCCTCTCCTCCCACTTTGTCATACCTTTTTCAACAAGAGCTCCAAAGCCTCCGATAAAATCAACCTTAACCTCATTTGCTGCAACTTCCAATGTTTTTCCAAGCTCAATAAGCTCGCTTTCGCTAAAATTAGCAGTTATCAGGGACAAGGGTGTCAATGATATCCTAGAATTAACTATAGGAATACCGTATTCCTCTTCAACCTCTCTAACCACCCTAACAAGATCCTTAGCTACAACAGTTACCTTTTTATAAACCTTTTCCACAACTTCCCTTGGATCTCTTCCACAACAATCTAAAAGAGAAATTCCCATTGTAATAGTTCTTATATCAAGCTTTTCCTTTTTAACCATTTGAATCGTTTCAATTATCTCCTCTAACGAAATAAAGTTTCTTTTCATAAGACCACCTCATATCCTGTGCATAGCCCTAAAGATTTCCTCTCGCTGAAGCAAAACCTCTACTCCTAACTCCTTGCCCCTGTCTTCTAAAGCTCTTTTAAGATCAGAGAAAGAACAAGACATCTTCGATATATCAACTATCATTGCCATTACAAATATTCCCTGCATTATAGTCTGACTTATATCTTCAATATTAACATTATATTGAGCAAGCAAACTTGATATTCCAGCTACTATTCCAACTCTATCCACTCCCATAACCGTGACAACAGCCTTTGACAAGGTTAAAACCTCCTCTCACAATAAATGGAGCCCCTCTATTAACTGAGATATATTATTAATATCTTTTGACAGGTCAACTTTAAGTAAACACAATTTTGCACCTTCAAAGCCATATCGCGCTGAAAAAATAGAAAGAAGCCTATTAGAGAATATCTTGTGTCCCTTCTCCCCAGGAAATTGATGCCCTCTCACCATAAACCTAGCATCAACCAACTTTAGAAAGGCATCGAGATCCTCTTCTGAGAAGGCTTTAGTTTCTCCGCCTCTTGGAATATAGTCCTCATCCAAAGGATCGTTCCACAGAAGTTGATATTCTCCTTCCCCTTTTGCGATATCTTTTAAGCTAATAGGAGGTACAGGAGCTCCTCCATGAACTAATATAAGCTTTTGCGGAACATAAGCACATACCGGCAAAAGATCATATATACTCTTAAGCTCCGTATAAAACTTCTGCACCTCTGGACCAAGCTTCCAATAAAGCTCCGATAAAAAACCATAAAATCTATTCATACCTAAATCTTCATGATTCCCCCTAAGCAGAACCAATCTTTTACCCAAACTTAGCTTCAGCTCAAAGAGCCTTTCAATAACCTCGAGTCCCTCATTTCCTCTATCAACATAATCCCCTAAAAAAAGGATGTGATCCCTACTCCTATCAAAACCGCTAAAAATAAAATCAAGTATTTCTTCCAGAGAATCCTGCTCGCCATGAATATCACCAACAACAAAAAGAACACCCCTGGGTGGAATGACTGCTAGTTTTCCAAACAATCTCGCTTCGTCTATATTAAAAGTTAACCTATCAGGATCCTCTATATCTTTTAAAAGAACCTCTTTAATATTTTTGAGCAACCTCAAGAAGCTCTCCATTTAACCTTCCTCTTCCAAATTTATTCTGCCATCTACCACATCTATCTCCCCAGCAAGCCAAAGGCTCTAAACCCCTATATATAACAACAACTTCACACCTATTAGGACAACCGTCACACTCAAAGGACCTCGTATTAAACTTCTCTTCTACTACCTGAAAGCCCCTAAAAGAGGTTTTTATAGCTTCCTCTTCAACAAGCCTCTTAACCAAAATAGCCATACCCAAAGCCCCCATAACATTGAAATACTTGGGAATATAAACTGGAGAACCTAATTCCTTTTCAAATGCCTTTCTTATCCCAAGGTTAGCTGCCACGCCTCCTTGAAAAACATAGGGCGGTCTTAAATCCTTACCCTTTGCAACATTAGCAAGATAGTTTCTAACAAGGGCCTCACAAAGCCCTGCTATTATATCCTCAACAGCATACCCCATTTGCTGCTTATGAATCATATCAGACTCTGCAAAAACCGTACATCGACCAGCTATCCTAACAGGGTTCTTACTTTTAAGGGCATACTCCCCAAAACGTTCTATCTCTATACCTAACCTCTGAGCCTGATGATCAAGAAAAGAACCTGTACCTGCAGCACAAACAGTATTCATGGCAAAGTCAACGACTACTCCATCTCTTATAATTATTATTTTGGAGTCTTGACCACCTATTTCAAAAACAGTTCTTACATCTGGAACCTCATGTATAGCAGCAATAGCATGAGCAGTTATCTCGTTTTTTATCATATCAGCTCCTACTATAACTCCAGCAAGAAACCTTGCACTACCAGTAGTACCTACACCACAAATCTCAAAACCCCTTACGTCTCTTTCAAGCATCTTCAAGCCCTCAAGTAAAGCATTTATAGGCCTTCCAGCCGTCCTTATGTAAATAGCAGAAAGAATCTCATAATCTTCTGACATGGCAACTATATTAGTACTAACAGAGCCTATATCTACTCCAAGGTAAGCCCTCATATCACAGCCCTCCCCCTCCTCCACCTAACTAAATCAGTAAAGGCTTCGAGACGGGTTAACAATCCTGCCTCAGCTGTATGTTCGTCTACTACAATTCTCATAAGCGGCTTCCCTACCCTTCTAGCTTCCAGCTCTATAAGCCTTCCTACCCACGCATCGGTTCCACAGGAAAAGGAAGATATATGAATTATACCCTCTATCTCAGGTTTTTTAAGAAGAGCAAAGGCAGCTCCAAGCACTTTATTACTTTGAGACCAAAAGAGAGGTTTAAATAAGGTCTTAAGAAACCCCTCTATTTCCTTTTCATCCAGCATTTCGGGAGTAATTACATTAAATCCTATCTTATTCAATCTTTTTATTAGAGAATGA encodes the following:
- a CDS encoding serine/threonine protein phosphatase — encoded protein: MESFLRLLKNIKEVLLKDIEDPDRLTFNIDEARLFGKLAVIPPRGVLFVVGDIHGEQDSLEEILDFIFSGFDRSRDHILFLGDYVDRGNEGLEVIERLFELKLSLGKRLVLLRGNHEDLGMNRFYGFLSELYWKLGPEVQKFYTELKSIYDLLPVCAYVPQKLILVHGGAPVPPISLKDIAKGEGEYQLLWNDPLDEDYIPRGGETKAFSEEDLDAFLKLVDARFMVRGHQFPGEKGHKIFSNRLLSIFSARYGFEGAKLCLLKVDLSKDINNISQLIEGLHLL
- a CDS encoding acyl-CoA dehydratase activase translates to MRAYLGVDIGSVSTNIVAMSEDYEILSAIYIRTAGRPINALLEGLKMLERDVRGFEICGVGTTGSARFLAGVIVGADMIKNEITAHAIAAIHEVPDVRTVFEIGGQDSKIIIIRDGVVVDFAMNTVCAAGTGSFLDHQAQRLGIEIERFGEYALKSKNPVRIAGRCTVFAESDMIHKQQMGYAVEDIIAGLCEALVRNYLANVAKGKDLRPPYVFQGGVAANLGIRKAFEKELGSPVYIPKYFNVMGALGMAILVKRLVEEEAIKTSFRGFQVVEEKFNTRSFECDGCPNRCEVVVIYRGLEPLACWGDRCGRWQNKFGRGRLNGELLEVAQKY
- a CDS encoding ACT domain-containing protein; its protein translation is MSKAVVTVMGVDRVGIVAGISSLLAQYNVNIEDISQTIMQGIFVMAMIVDISKMSCSFSDLKRALEDRGKELGVEVLLQREEIFRAMHRI
- a CDS encoding PEP/pyruvate-binding domain-containing protein, which translates into the protein MFNRNEFMEYVNFNPRGYVKEKAHILGEGSLGGKAKGLLFAKYILENLEEIPPWPVYIPPSRFISTEVFDDFIKINSLEEVVEKGDWDEVKKAFDKALLPDSVIADLQKWVYEMDYPLAVRSSSLLEDNIKYSFAGKYLTLFISNRGSVEERIKGLVCAIKKVYASTYSPSAQEYRKKRSLTDEKMGVIIQQLIGRTRGVEFYPEIAGVGFSRNYRRWTERIRIEDGVVRIVFGLGTRCTGRNYARIFSLSNLALRPEGSNPYEIMRYSQENFDLLDLGTGEFKTYNINDRKDLIKYHPHFDKLASLFSFESGMVIPFSAVNDGKIIFTFDGFPKTYPNFFRLIGFLFRLFEKKMGMPVDVEFASEPRESFFALVQLRPLLSYESYRPVAIPKGIPEHKIILRGNKMLTNGMLRGVRYLVYVDPWKYMEIFNPYSVAREIGRINRSLEGERFILIGPGRWGSTNPRQGVPIEYSEISNCGIIVEIGILEKGFTPELSYGTHFFADLDIDGILYLPVFIGADGNLFNKNWFDSKEYEMTKHPAIRIYRGSFSVYLDGNRVIGVVIDES
- a CDS encoding PFL family protein yields the protein MKRNFISLEEIIETIQMVKKEKLDIRTITMGISLLDCCGRDPREVVEKVYKKVTVVAKDLVRVVREVEEEYGIPIVNSRISLTPLSLITANFSESELIELGKTLEVAANEVKVDFIGGFGALVEKGMTKWEERLISVIPEVLSSTEKVCSFVNVASTRAGINIDGVNLCAKVVKRSAELTATKDGIGAAKFVVFANAPSDNPFMAGAFHGIQEGESCINVGISGPGVIKAVVEDLKDVDFRTLANEIKKAAFKVTVAGELLGREIAKRLGIPFGIVDLSLAPTPNPGDSVAEIIEAMGIERCGLPGTTAALALLNDAVKKGGVMASSSVGGLSGAFIPVGEDAEMAHCASQGKISLGKLEAMTCVCSVGLDMIAIPGNTPEEIIACIIADEMAIGVINSKTTGVRLIPVPGKGVGEKAVWGGLLGEAPILPVEIGNVGLFIRRGGRIPPPLISFNN